A single region of the Procambarus clarkii isolate CNS0578487 chromosome 59, FALCON_Pclarkii_2.0, whole genome shotgun sequence genome encodes:
- the LOC138353781 gene encoding involucrin-like, whose product MGPPWGAPRVGYWASLGYPKGDKGSQGRLPGDKGSQGRLPGDKGSQGRLPGDKGSQGRLPGDKESQGRLTGDKKGQGRLPDDKEGQGRLPGDKEGQGRLPGDKEGQGRLPGDKEGQGRLPGDKEGQGRLPGDKEGQRRLPGDKKGQGPLPGDKECQGRLPGDKESKRCLSGDKKGQGPLPGDKEGQRRLPGDKEGQGRVPGDKEGQGPLPGDKES is encoded by the exons ATGGGGCCACCCTGGGGCGCCCCGAGGGTGGGGTATTGGGCCTCCCTGGGGTACCCCAAGG GTGACAAGGGGAGCCAGGGACGTCTTCCAGGTGACAAGGGGAGCCAGGGACGTCTTCCAGGTGACAAGGGGAGCCAAGGACGTCTACCAGGTGACAAGGGGAGCCAAGGACGTCTACCAGGTGACAAGGAGAGCCAGGGACGTCTAACAGGTGACAAGAAGGGCCAGGGACGTCTACCAGATGACAAGGAGGGCCAGGGACGTCTACCAGGTGACAAGGAGGGCCAGGGACGTCTACCAGGTGACAAGGAGGGCCAGGGACGTCTACCAGGTGACAAGGAGGGCCAGGGACGTCTACCAGGTGACAAGGAGGGCCAGGGACGTCTACCAGGTGACAAGGAGGGCCAGCGACGTCTACCAGGTGACAAGAAAGGCCAGGGCCCTCTTCCAGGTGACAAGGAGTGCCAGGGTCGTCTACCAGGTGACAAGGAGAGCAAGCGATGTCTATCAGGTGACAAGAAGGGCCAGGGACCTCTACCAGGTGACAAGGAGGGCCAGCGACGTCTACCAGGTGACAAGGAGGGCCAGGGACGTGTACCAGGTGACAAGGAGGGCCAGGGACCTCTGCCAGGTGACAAGGAGAGCTAG